In Psychrobacter sp. P11G3, a single genomic region encodes these proteins:
- a CDS encoding MBL fold metallo-hydrolase — translation MSLCEIVRLEGYIQSSYLALYPDKIMLLDGCCRADVPMVLDYIKTTLKRPITDLKVVVVTHMHPDHAGGANKFREKTGCLIVSADEKKQWYSGIGGHTMHFVDIHLGYYVARRQGKPFKNLYYSASLKPDITVTDGELVPKFDEWQVLETPGHTDRDLSLFHLPSREVYTADLIIKLRHKFVAPFPVYYPKDYVQSLKKIRALQPSMVMMAHGRELAMSEAEFDEFIAHAPKHPRTIKDTIRHKLLWRKRDNFRLFKRKHNK, via the coding sequence ATGAGTCTATGTGAAATTGTACGTTTAGAAGGATATATTCAAAGTAGTTATCTGGCATTATATCCAGATAAAATAATGCTGTTAGATGGTTGCTGCCGTGCTGATGTACCGATGGTGCTCGACTATATTAAGACAACGTTAAAACGACCCATCACCGACCTAAAAGTAGTAGTGGTCACGCATATGCATCCGGATCATGCAGGCGGTGCGAATAAATTTCGAGAAAAGACTGGCTGTCTGATTGTCTCAGCGGATGAAAAAAAGCAGTGGTATAGCGGTATTGGCGGGCACACGATGCACTTCGTAGATATACATCTAGGATATTATGTGGCCAGACGTCAAGGTAAACCATTTAAAAACCTATATTACTCGGCAAGTCTGAAACCGGATATCACCGTCACAGATGGTGAGCTTGTGCCAAAGTTCGATGAATGGCAAGTATTAGAGACGCCAGGTCATACGGATCGTGATTTATCATTGTTTCACCTGCCCAGTCGCGAAGTATACACTGCTGATTTAATCATTAAGTTGCGCCACAAGTTTGTAGCGCCATTTCCTGTCTATTACCCTAAAGACTATGTCCAATCGTTAAAAAAAATCAGGGCATTGCAACCGTCAATGGTGATGATGGCACATGGTCGAGAGCTGGCGATGAGTGAGGCAGAGTTTGATGAGTTTATCGCTCATGCGCCCAAGCATCCACGTACCATCAAAGATACGATCAGACATAAACTACTATGGCGCAAGAGAGATAACTTTCGACTGTTTAAACGCAAGCATAATAAATAG